In Myxocyprinus asiaticus isolate MX2 ecotype Aquarium Trade chromosome 8, UBuf_Myxa_2, whole genome shotgun sequence, a single genomic region encodes these proteins:
- the LOC127444818 gene encoding zinc finger protein 501-like gives MDITTVVASESTHCRLWYSMTQASLGLDVLAHKLPATPKFYYWFLLDEKSGSSDGETDSLSNKQLKAHSHSCKTCGKNFILKGNLRRHERNHTEQNLYTCKTCGSSFFTSKERKHHSRVHRPKKEFHCEQCGKVALSSSNLKVHLKTHSGEKPFHCNECDKYFTSKGSLVDHKRIHTGEKPFKCPHCEKRFNYISALKQHAHLHTNERPFQCSECGKTFKQPAALVSHKKLHSEKQHQCSHCDKLFRQKSHLIVHERMHSGEKPYLCSHCGKRFSDQSHFRAHQRVHTGEKPYACSVCGKAFRQHNNLVLHQRIHTGERPFKCTQCDKTFARPDVLKTHQRVHTGEKPYSCSICGERFTYLGSCQAHQKKHAKEQTALESSS, from the exons ATGGACATCACTACAGTTGTGGCCTCTGAGAGCACGCACTGTCGCCTCTGGTACTCCATGACTCAGGCTTCGCTGGGCTTGGATGTCCTAGCTCACAAATTGCCAGCAACACCCAA ATTTTATTATTGGTTCCTTTTAGATGAGAAAAGTGGTTCTTCTGATGGAGAAACTGACTCTCTTTCCAACAAGCAACTGAAAGCACATAGTCATTCTTGCAAAACCTGTGGGAAGAACTTCATCTTGAAGGGCAATTTAAGGAGACATGAAAGAAACCACACAGAGCAAAACCTATACACCTGCAAGACATGTGGGAGCAGCTTTTTTACCTCAAAAGAGAGGAAACATCATTCAAGAGTGCACAGGCCAAAGAAGGAGTTCCACTGTGAGCAGTGCGGGAAGGTGGCTTTGTCTTCTTCTAACCTGAAAGTTCACTTAAAGACACACAGTGGTGAAAAGCCTTTCCACTGCAATGAGTGTGATAAGTATTTCACCTCCAAAGGAAGTCTTGTTGATCATAAGAGAATACACACGGGGGAGAAACCATTTAagtgtcctcactgtgagaagAGATTCAACTACATATCCGCTTTAAAGCAACACGCACATTTGCACACCAATGAGAGGCCATTTCAGTGCAGTGAATGTGGGAAAACTTTTAAACAGCCAGCTGCTCTGGTGTCACACAAAAAATTGCACTCTGAGAAACAACATCAATGTTCACACTGTGATAAACTTTTCCGTCAGAAATCTCATCTGATAGTCCATGAGAGAATGCactctggagagaaaccttacctcTGCTCTCACTGTGGAAAGAGATTTTCAGATCAATCTCATTTCAGAGCTCATCAGAGAGtgcacactggagaaaagccttatGCATGTAGTGTTTGTGGGAAGGCTTTCCGTCAACACAATAATTTAGTACTTCaccagagaattcatactggagaaagacCTTTCAAATGCACTCAGTGTGACAAAACATTTGCTCGACCGGATGTCCTGAAAACCCATCAGAGAGTGCAtacaggagagaaaccttacagctGCTCTATCTGCGGGGAAAGATTCACTTATTTAGGAAGTTGTCAGGCTCACCAGAAGAAACATGCTAAAGAACAAACTGCTCTTGAATCATCATCATAA